The Onychomys torridus unplaced genomic scaffold, mOncTor1.1, whole genome shotgun sequence sequence cttagggaaagaagaagaacaGAGAATACAGTTTCAGATTCCTGGAGCTgttacagagatttgcctggctacTTTTGCACATAGCATCAATTCGTAGCCTTCCCTATCTACCCTCATATAAGGTCAGGGTGGAGGTAACATGTTCTATGAGAACAGCTTGGACACAGTAATAGCTTCATCTTCCGGCAAAGCTGAGATTAGAGACAAGCCATTCCCTGCACAATTCATCATGTATGATTCTGGAAGAGGGCAGTTCCTTATCATAAAGTACTTTGAGTTGTTTGAGTAGTCAGATACCATATGCCTCTAAACACCAGATCTTTTCTCCTATATTTGTGACTAGTTGATCTCTATAACTGTATTCTCCTTTTGTTTTGGGATTGCCTGTTGGCTCTCAGCACTGAGGTCTGTGGATCTGCATGAGACTGGAAAACTGCAACACCAACTTGCTGTGGACTTGGAAGACAAAATCAATATCCAGTGGAAAAAACATGGTTACCCCTTTATTGGATCGTTTGTCTACTCTGTCAAAGAGATGGAATATATTGCACGGATAATTGACAGAACTGGAGGAGAGAAAAACACAGTCATTGTCATTTCTCTGGGTCAACATTTCAGACCTTTCCCCATTGACCTTTTCATCCGAAGAGCCCTCAATGTCCACAAGGCTCTTCGGCGTCTTCTCCTGAGAAGCCCAGACACTATAGTTAtcctcaaaacagaaaacatcagagagatgagcagtgatgtggaaAGACTTAGTGACTTTAATGGTTACACCCAGTACCTTGCCTTAAAAGATATTTTCCAGGATCTCAATGTGGGTGTCATTGATGCCTGGGATATGACAATTGCATATGGCACAAATGATGTCCATCCACCACAGCATGTGGTTGGAAGTCAAATTaatatattcttaaattataTTTGCTAGCAAACACATACCTCTGAAAGTCACTCATTGAAGTTCAAAGATGCAGTGAATTCTGCTGGCGTGTCAGGTACTAGGATGTCCCAGTTAGCTCAAGGACATAGTCTGCACTGTGGTCCATGTGATCCACCCAGTTCAGCCTGTGTAGGCCCTAGACTGGGCTTCTGCTTCAAGCTGAATCTCAAAAGAATCAATAGATGGTCCTCCCTTTTCTGATCAGAACCACGCTGTTCTTCATTAATTAGAAGTTAGGATTCCCTTGGGTGAGGCCTTCTCCCTGTTGCTGTGAGTCCAGGAAAATGAAGTAATTTGTATAATATGTTTAAAGGTCTTTTATTCTAACTGTAAATGTTTTTGTTGAGACTTTTCACAACCATGTTCATCAGGGAAATTGTTCTGTACttttttcttggttgtgtctcAAAGTTTGACATTGGGGCAAACTTAGAGAGTTTGGTATCATTCCTTCTGTTTGGGATTGGTAGTCGAGTCTGAGGAGTGTTGGTTAGGTTTTCCCCAAAAGTGTATAGTATTCAGTAGTGAATCTGTCCAGGTCTGAACTTCTCTTTGGACAGAGACCCTTAATTATTGTTTCAATCTCATTGTTTATTatgggtctgtttaaattgtttctaATTCCTAGGTTTAGTTTTGATATACATTTAGAAATTCCCAGCCTTTTGGAATATAAGATTTTGGACCAACCAAAGCATAATATGCATGAAAACATGTGGGGGAGCAGCCCCCACCTTTTTCAGGCTTCCTACTTGGAGGAGAGCAGAATATTAATAATAGTTTAAGTGATAGACatagaggagaggatggagagaaacacaggatagctttaggAGGACTTGGGTCAATATCTAGCAGCCCAGAACTTTTttcaaaaaggctttttataacaatgccactGGGGTGAGTCAAAATACCTCCctcttgctagatacagccaagtgtagacccttcatcATCCCTAGTACTCAGGCTTGTGGTCCAATCATCTTATGCAGTACTGCTGGGTAAAtcaagctcagatttcactaggaaactAGAAACACTACTATGAAACCtaatgttttataatttagaacaatataaaaaaatttaaatgaaaaacataataaacaggaatgaataatgaaaaatatattagtgATTTTTTACTCTTATATATTAAACACAAATTTATACTTTGctctttataaatatattataaattatatatttttgtttgtttgctttctgggttttttgtttttgtttttgtttttttagatagggtttctctatatagcccacactctcctggaactccctctgtagaccaggctggccttgaacggagagactgccagcctctgcctcctgagtgctgaaattaaaggactatgccaccattgcccacctttatcttttgaatttctttattatctttatttattagGAGGGGGATATATGCTACAGTGCAcattgggggtcagagaacaatatttaaaagtcaattctttccttctacaatTTGGGTCCCaatgattgaactcaggttatcaggcttagtagcaagtgcctttacctacccagccatctcactgaccctaaATTATTCCTTTTAGAAAGAATAAACATGCTTAAAGGGATGGCTCAGAcattcagagcacttgttgctctcccAAAGggcccagatttgattcccaacacACATATGGTGTTTCACATTTCCTGGGGacccaacactgtcttctggcttccacaggcaacaggcatacacatgatacacagacatatatgcatacaaaacaccaacccacataaaaaaaaactgtattttcttttttaattattcttaattagatttattcatttattttacatcctgacagaagtttcctctcctttctctcctcccattccctcctgccACCTATCCCCtcccttctcacacacacacacacacacacacacacacacacacacacacacacacatacacacacacacacacacgcacacacatacacacacacacacacacacacacacacacacacacacacacacacatctactcgtcctctgtttctgttcagaaaggaacAGGCCTCCCATTAGGTGTCAAGAAAACATAATATGTCACATTGATgtaggactgagctcctccccttgtattaaggctgggcaaggcgacccagtgTGAGAATGCATTCCTGGAAGCAGCCAAAGCTTTagagacaggccctgctcccaccactaagagtcccacaagtaggtcaagctccacaactgtcacacagtagagggcctgggtcagtcccatgcaggctccctagctgttggtccagagactgtgagctcctatgagcccagtttAGATGTTTCTGTGGGGTTCCTTGGGATGGTCTTGACCCTtgtggcttctacaatccttccttctcttcaacaggattctctCAGCTGAGcccagtacttggctgtggatctctgcatctgtttccatcagtgactggatgaaggctctctgatgaccatttggggtagtcaccaatctgattacaggagatggccagttcaggctacatatccaatAATGCTAGGATTCTCAGCTGGGGTCGCCCTTGTAGATTTGTAGGAATTTCTCTTGCACCAAGTTCTTACTTGACCACAAAATACACTCcttatcaagacatctctttcattactctctctgcctccacccacAACCCAATCCCTCTTTTTCCTATCTACCAGGTCCCCAGTCTACCCAGGAATcacttctatttccccttcccagggaaactTATGTGTCCCCATTCCCcatttgggccctccttgttacctagcttctcgggctgtggattgtagcataaatattttaaaaatccaactaTTTTGCTTGTATTCAACAGTTATATCAAGGTGTCATATCAACTTGGTGGTGTACTTATAAAACAATGCTTCAAATAAAGAgtctcatttccttttctatcaTTAACTACTGACTCTAGGTGATTTTTACATGTTAGGCTATCCCCCTACAGTCAAAAAAGAGCAGAAAACCAAACGAGGCTCCAGGATCTCAAAAGTCCTCTGACTGTCCTATCCTGTGGAACTGCTCTCTGTGAGATTCCAGCTGAAACTGTAGTCTCATCAGAAACTGTTGTGGCCATGtcgtgcccccacccccagcaagaCCACCACTGAGCTGAtatccaatgcaaaacacacagtgatttgtagttggagagcttttctccaggtccccagcagtccggtagcccacttataaaatgaacacacagacgcttatattatttaaactgtttggccattagctcaggcctacctttgtcttactagctcttactcttatatttagcccatttctattgatctattctttgccacgtgactcctggcttaccagtaccttacatctcacttgtcatggcggcagctggcagcatctctctacccagccttccacttccacaattctcctcctccttgtcccgcctaccctatccttcctgcctggttactggccaatcagcactttatttattttaaccaaccagagcaacacatttgacatacagaacatcccacaacagtgaTTTTTTGGTAACGAGCAAGCCTGGGCTTGGGCTTGGTCCACATCCTACATCCCACACAGTGGGTAGAAGAGGATGGCCGTGCTTTCACAACAAggtgtttttaaagggaaaaactataAACAGGGTGGTACAAACCTGGGTGTCATATGATTGgatgagggtgtgtaacctttgaatttactagTTGgtggttacagttatcattttgggggcaggcctggacaagtcccaggctttgtccttgagttgccatgggggctggctggccttgcaccAACTGACTGTGggagctgactcagtggcccaaaCTCTGTCCTCGAGCTGCCATGGagactggctggcctagcacattcATACTGActcatgcacgtagctctaagttggtgaggggtcccagacagtaaacaactggctgaaccttgagcagtcagagtacatgcagaaagggagctactgcaaggactatgtcatagccctcccagaaactgcttgctcaagtctcaggaaactgaaattgaggcctgatctctgaaagAAGACTGAACAGCCTCTTATGGcttctgcttggtcctttcaaaacAGAAGGTAACAGAATGAAACACAGTGAGCTGGAGTTCAGAGACTTTGGTCCTGTTACAAGCCATATTTGTAGACTTTGCATAAGTCAGGTCAACTTCTTAGGCTGTGATTTCCAAAATGAAGGAATTAGTCTAAGATTCACAACCACAAAACTTTGTTCTAGGTAGCTGTTATAATCCTCAGGACACTGTCTAGAGACACAGGAACCAGGAGAGGCATCTGATAGGTGCAGTACAAGTACCATTTTACCTTCTCAACCAAAGTATCAGTTACTTTACCTGTGTGTGTCAGCCTTCTGGGTGACCCTTGGTTTGAAAAGGTAATTTGATACCTTGATACACTTTCAAAGCCATTTTGAGTACTTACAATCAACAACATTGATTAGCATCACCTACACTTATACGTTAACATTTTTAACTGTTCATTTCAGTAGTTGAATTAGGCAATGAAATTTCATCAAGGCCTTCAGCACTATATTCTTCTTTAACTCTGCCCTATTCACTGAATCTCAGAATCCACAGAACCCTGACCTCCTCTCACCTCAGCTGGAAGGAAACCAGTACAGCAGAACACTTTACATCTGTATCCTGTGTCCTTAGGGGTGATACATTCTCTCTACATCTGCCTGGGACTCATTGTTCACAGTCCAGTGTCTAGTGTACATTCAGGGGCCAAAAACAATTATTCATGCCCTACCATGTTCAGACACTGTGCTAATCTTTAGAGAAATTCTGAGgaatggagagatgctcagcagttaatagtACTAActgatcttgcagaagacctggttcagctcccaacactcacatcaggtcactcacaactgcctgtaactcttagtgatctgacaccctcttctaagGATGCCTGGATAcccatggtgcacataaactcatgtagacgcacacacgtatacataaataaagtgtttttactttttagcaaaaaaaaaaaaaaaacttgaaatataCATCATCAGACTTTACCAACTAATGAAGGAACAGGGTAACTAACAAAAAACTATAAAACATTATgtaatgattaaaaacaaagtacTATGTCATGCCTGAGTGCATGACCCCACTCTTCAGTATCTAACTGGAACCAATTGGACtcagagagttaaaaaaaataaaagacagaaatctAGGAAAGGGTGGGTGAATTGGGGAGAATTAGGGAAAAAGTGGAGGTAAATATGACCAGAACACATGTATCCATctatgaattaataaaaatagtactGTGTTAAAGTATATTGTGGAATAGTGTGACAGAGTGTTATGTGGCATTGACTAATGAGTTAGTGTCTTAGAGAAGATTTCAAGTAGTACTCCTTGGTACCTAACTTTTGTAGCTACTACACAGGCTACTGGGGAAATTTGTCGCCAGTAGTTCTACCTGGATAAAGACCCTGCCACACTCTCACCCTGCTGGTTAAGAACTGCTCACCGGTGAAGTCATGGTACGACTCTGATGGGTAGCCCAGGCAGCTTGCTCAGACTTACTCCACAAGAAGGAACTTCGGATACTTTGAGCCAAGGCAAAGACCTGTGGCTAGGGAGAGCTGAGGACCCCATGAAGGAGCAAAGAGGCTCAGTGACATCCTCTCAACTCTACTCCATCTTCAGGATCCTAACTGGAGGTTTAGGTTAAACAGAGGGCAGAAAAGTATACAGAGTAAGCAATGCCAGTCAAGATAGGGTCCCACCCACCCTCATGTGGGCTTCAGTGTCTCATCAATGTGGCCTGATGAGTTGTCAGAACTGGGTGAAACAGTTTTCTGGAAGAACTGTCTTCCTCAGGATGGTACTATCTTCTCTTATTCCAGCATGTGGTTCCTGGAAAACTCCAATTTCTTGGGAACATTTGTTGTAATAGTCTGACagctaaaaggaaaaagaaaaggcacagagTCCTTTAAAATGCCTGCATATTCCTGCCAGGATCCTTACAAAATTGCCTTTGAAGATGCTGTTCATACCCAGAGATTGCTAGTGCCATTAGCATGCAGCATGGAGGGAAACCTCATTTCTGCAGAGAGTGGTGGTCACTGCAGACACTCCTCCAGTCAAGCTGGTTATGACTGGTGACTGTTAAAGTGACCTAACACACAgtcaaaaatggaagaaaataatcagAAGTCTGTGTCATCACCTCCAAGACTAAGAACCATTGCAGGAGAGGAATGAACTAGTCACTACTGGGGCCTGGAGGTCCTTCTGCCAACAACCTGTAGCAGACCAAACAGGAACAGAGGTTGATGAGGAGGATGGTTTCATTCAAGCCCAACTGGGCAGGTGAGGTAGAAGTTATCTGTCTTGCAGAAAAGTGTTTCCACTTTCAAAAAGGAATATCATCTCAGGAGGTTTTAGGGGATGGTGGGAGGAAGATTCCTGCACTTGGAGAGGTTGAGTCCTTGCTTtgagaagttcttttttttctttaatttttaagattataatataatataatataatataatataatataatataatataatataatatatcagtttaaatattaaggcatctccatgtagttaaaagggaggtttcctttgtggggtaacttacaagggaagggataggtaacagggtctgagaaaggtatagcacagtccaatggtgttctctggagcattttgcttggtccacctccagcatccaggattcaggaaccaagagagctggcccatctgaTCTCAGGTCTTCAAGAGTCTCAGCTCAGCCTTGTaagtgtgacagttaccaaagcctcaaagcaGGTGgtacttctaggtcaaagctggaccagctacccactacaataatacattgtttctcctttcttttcttccctccagacTGTCCCATATATtcctctttttcaaatttatggcttcctttttttttattaagtgctgttatattcctaaatataacctgctcagtctatacaATGTTGTATTTTGTATTTGCATAACAGTCTATACAATGTTGCATATGCatattttcaggactgaccatttggtattcgATAACCAATTGGCTggtcttccctgaggaagaccatTTTCCCTACTCCCAGCATTTCTCAGTTGCCTGTGCTTCTTTCTGTGGGGCTGAGGCCTCCTGGTATTTCCCCATCCACTGTGGCATGGCCATTGGTGTCTTCCTTGTTCAGGTCACAATTATATTGGTAAGATGTGTGAGTGTAGCTTTTGACATtaccaggagacacaatctcagagCAGACTCCCTGAtcctggctctcacaatctttctatATATTCTCCTCTTCTACAGTGTTCCATGAGCCTTAGTTAGGGGGAGCTGTTTCTTAGATGTTTCCCCTGGgactgggctctacaactctacaactctgcattttgactgctTGCGGTTTTCTCTAATGGTCACTATctctt is a genomic window containing:
- the LOC118576387 gene encoding NXPE family member 4-like; this encodes LRSVDLHETGKLQHQLAVDLEDKINIQWKKHGYPFIGSFVYSVKEMEYIARIIDRTGGEKNTVIVISLGQHFRPFPIDLFIRRALNVHKALRRLLLRSPDTIVILKTENIREMSSDVERLSDFNGYTQYLALKDIFQDLNVGVIDAWDMTIAYGTNDVHPPQHVVGSQINIFLNYIC